A genomic region of Burkholderia humptydooensis contains the following coding sequences:
- the icmH gene encoding type IVB secretion system protein IcmH/DotU, whose amino-acid sequence MLDRAAANPDLATRIPTLSSLSSAAMSSSAVSTAGTTNVAASGAAASVAGSAAADAPPHADGSPRNPAVLQFPVPGGAHAPADARGAAPVVYSAQGEQAAIMKAGLQQASWNNPFVSHALPAVLQLQRHLAAGPLNQAAIRTQLGLEVRLYRERLAGSGCEWEQIRDASYLLCTYLDETVNDSAREHSQVVYDGERSLLVEFHDDAWGGEDAFADLSRWMKADQPPVPLLSFYELILSLGWQGRYRVLDRGDVLLQDLRSQLHALIWHHVPPEPLGTELVTPAKRRRSWWTAGRAAAVALGVLVLAYGAISLWLDSQGRPIRNALAAWMPPTRTINIAETLPPPLPQILTEGWLTAYKHPQGWLLVFKSDGAFDVGKAKVRPDFMHNIERLGLAFAPWPGDLEVIGHTDSRPIRTSEFPDNQALSEARARTVADELRTTALPGGARAPENAVQRSIEYSGRGDAQPIDTAKTAAAYERNRRVDVLWKVIPDGASQPGRSLNLQQPEKPGQVPMRPAMPEGVEIAPEGQLPYATTEITTATPTTMPATTQATRPATEGRQP is encoded by the coding sequence ATGCTCGATCGCGCGGCGGCGAATCCGGATCTCGCGACGCGGATACCGACGCTGTCGTCGCTGTCCAGCGCGGCGATGTCGAGCTCCGCCGTGTCGACCGCCGGCACGACGAACGTGGCCGCGTCGGGCGCCGCCGCGTCGGTGGCCGGATCTGCGGCCGCGGACGCGCCGCCGCATGCCGACGGCTCGCCGCGCAATCCGGCGGTGCTGCAGTTTCCGGTGCCGGGCGGCGCGCACGCACCCGCCGACGCGCGGGGCGCGGCGCCCGTCGTCTACAGCGCGCAGGGCGAGCAGGCCGCGATCATGAAGGCGGGCCTGCAGCAGGCGAGCTGGAACAACCCGTTCGTGTCGCACGCGTTGCCCGCGGTGCTGCAATTGCAGCGGCATCTCGCGGCCGGGCCGCTCAATCAGGCCGCGATCCGCACGCAGCTCGGGCTCGAAGTGCGGCTCTACCGCGAGCGGCTCGCCGGCTCCGGCTGCGAATGGGAACAGATCCGCGATGCGTCGTACCTGCTGTGCACGTATCTCGACGAGACCGTCAACGATTCGGCGCGCGAGCATTCGCAGGTCGTCTATGACGGCGAGCGCAGCCTGCTCGTCGAGTTCCATGATGACGCATGGGGCGGCGAGGACGCGTTCGCCGACCTGTCGCGCTGGATGAAGGCGGACCAGCCGCCGGTTCCGCTTCTCTCGTTCTACGAACTGATCCTGTCGCTCGGCTGGCAGGGCCGCTACCGCGTGCTCGATCGCGGCGACGTGCTGTTGCAGGACCTGCGCTCGCAACTGCACGCGCTGATTTGGCATCACGTGCCGCCCGAGCCGCTCGGCACCGAGCTCGTCACGCCCGCGAAGCGGCGCCGCTCGTGGTGGACGGCCGGCCGCGCGGCGGCCGTCGCGCTCGGCGTGCTCGTGCTCGCGTACGGCGCGATCAGCCTCTGGCTCGATTCGCAGGGGCGGCCGATCCGCAACGCGCTCGCCGCGTGGATGCCGCCCACGCGCACGATCAACATCGCCGAGACGCTGCCGCCGCCGCTGCCGCAGATCCTCACGGAAGGGTGGCTCACCGCGTACAAGCATCCGCAAGGATGGCTGCTCGTGTTCAAGAGCGACGGCGCGTTCGACGTCGGCAAGGCGAAGGTCCGGCCGGACTTCATGCACAACATCGAGCGGCTCGGCCTCGCGTTCGCGCCGTGGCCGGGCGACCTCGAGGTGATCGGCCACACCGATTCGCGGCCGATCCGCACGAGCGAGTTCCCGGACAACCAGGCGCTGTCGGAAGCGCGGGCGCGCACCGTCGCCGACGAACTGCGCACGACCGCGCTGCCGGGCGGCGCGCGCGCGCCGGAGAACGCGGTGCAGCGCAGCATCGAGTATTCGGGGCGCGGCGACGCGCAGCCGATCGACACCGCGAAGACGGCCGCCGCTTACGAGCGCAACCGCCGCGTCGACGTGCTGTGGAAGGTGATTCCCGACGGCGCGTCGCAACCGGGCCGCAGCCTGAATCTGCAGCAGCCGGAGAAGCCCGGCCAGGTCCCGATGCGTCCGGCGATGCCGGAAGGCGTCGAGATCGCGCCTGAAGGGCAACTGCCGTATGCGACGACGGAGATCACGACCGCGACGCCAACCACGATGCCAGCAACGACGCAAGCGACGAGACCGGCCACGGAGGGCCGTCAGCCATGA
- the tssK gene encoding type VI secretion system baseplate subunit TssK: MSSLPVGPVAWSDGMLIETQHFQQLERHLAHQAALRLGQTSNHGWGFTLLDLDQDGLGLGRLGLRHARGVFQDGTAFSLPSDDPLPPPLETEFAQAGDIACLALQAARTGGPEMAFGDVASASRYRAVSTEVPDLAVGLDAPGTPRRLTIETGQLVTRLCWKSQLRSDEAALPIARVAGRNASRTVSLDPRFIPPLLDTRAHLVLRSLIDELQSTLRVRLASTSAQRVLSTGGGVADLIELLLRQAIAEYRMRLANLDAFDPLPPAMLYHELVGLLGRLSVLPGVDEELADRELGYDHDDLQTSFEPLATMLRQALARVIETPVLPLRFEDRGDQVHICIIDKQWNLKKLIFAFSAAMPAEKLRQLLPQQAKLGAVEQIQKLVDLQLPGARLNALPNPPRQIPYYAQSTYFEVESTDPFWKQTLAGSAMALRIVGDFPDLRFEAWGLRDGKVA, encoded by the coding sequence ATGAGCAGTCTGCCGGTAGGACCGGTCGCGTGGAGCGACGGCATGCTGATCGAGACGCAGCACTTCCAGCAGCTCGAGCGGCATCTCGCGCATCAGGCCGCGCTGCGGCTCGGTCAGACGTCGAATCACGGCTGGGGCTTCACGCTGCTCGATCTCGATCAGGACGGCCTCGGGCTCGGCAGGCTCGGGCTCCGCCACGCTCGCGGCGTGTTCCAGGACGGCACCGCGTTCTCGCTGCCGTCCGACGATCCGCTGCCGCCGCCGCTCGAGACCGAGTTCGCGCAGGCGGGCGACATCGCGTGCCTCGCGCTGCAGGCGGCGCGCACGGGCGGCCCGGAAATGGCGTTCGGCGACGTCGCGTCGGCGTCGCGCTATCGCGCGGTGTCGACCGAGGTGCCGGATCTCGCGGTCGGCCTCGACGCGCCCGGCACGCCGCGGCGCCTGACGATCGAGACCGGGCAGCTCGTCACGCGCCTTTGCTGGAAGTCGCAGTTGCGCTCCGACGAAGCCGCGCTGCCGATCGCGCGCGTGGCGGGCCGCAACGCGAGCCGCACCGTATCGCTCGACCCGCGCTTCATTCCGCCGCTCCTCGACACGCGCGCGCATCTCGTGCTGCGCTCGCTGATCGACGAGCTGCAGAGCACGCTGCGCGTGCGGCTCGCGAGCACGTCCGCGCAGCGCGTGCTGTCGACGGGCGGCGGCGTCGCCGATCTGATCGAGCTGCTGCTGCGCCAGGCGATCGCCGAGTACCGGATGCGCCTCGCGAACCTCGACGCGTTCGATCCGCTGCCGCCCGCGATGCTGTATCACGAGCTGGTCGGCCTGCTCGGGCGCCTGAGCGTGCTGCCGGGCGTCGACGAGGAGCTCGCCGACCGCGAGCTCGGCTACGACCACGACGATCTTCAGACGAGCTTCGAGCCGCTCGCGACGATGCTGCGCCAGGCGCTCGCGCGCGTGATCGAGACGCCGGTGCTGCCGCTGCGCTTCGAGGATCGCGGCGATCAGGTGCACATCTGCATCATCGACAAGCAGTGGAACCTGAAGAAACTGATTTTCGCGTTTTCGGCCGCGATGCCGGCGGAGAAGCTGCGGCAACTGTTGCCGCAGCAGGCGAAGCTGGGCGCCGTCGAGCAGATCCAGAAGCTCGTGGACCTGCAACTGCCGGGCGCGCGCCTGAACGCGCTGCCCAATCCCCCGCGCCAGATTCCCTACTACGCCCAAAGCACGTACTTCGAAGTGGAATCGACCGATCCGTTCTGGAAGCAGACCCTCGCCGGCTCGGCGATGGCGCTGCGCATCGTCGGCGATTTCCCCGATCTTCGCTTCGAAGCCTGGGGGCTGAGAGACGGCAAGGTGGCGTGA
- the tssJ gene encoding type VI secretion system lipoprotein TssJ, with product MRRKMGPFKSFAAALALGMLAGCSMFSSSKPEEPRQLHVTLVGGNRLNVAPTGEPRPVQTCVYVVTAADWLPTQGGDDSSCASRGQDSTVVADSRHVVAPNQVLQFSLNLPRSGDLWLVADADYARRPTNYGPLRVRIEGRGLIHMAVWLDRDGIYNALLPGPVPVGGALAASAVRTDEPPPERRTKTTYGTRRSRQ from the coding sequence GTGCGTCGCAAGATGGGCCCCTTCAAATCATTTGCGGCGGCGCTCGCGCTCGGCATGCTCGCCGGCTGCTCGATGTTCTCGTCGTCGAAGCCGGAAGAGCCGCGGCAACTGCACGTGACGCTCGTCGGCGGCAACCGGCTGAACGTCGCGCCGACGGGCGAGCCGCGGCCGGTGCAGACGTGCGTGTACGTCGTGACCGCGGCCGACTGGCTGCCGACGCAGGGCGGCGACGATTCGTCGTGCGCGTCGCGCGGGCAGGACAGCACGGTCGTCGCCGACTCGCGCCACGTGGTCGCGCCGAACCAGGTGCTGCAGTTCTCGCTGAACCTGCCGCGCTCGGGTGACCTGTGGCTCGTCGCCGACGCCGACTACGCGCGCCGGCCGACGAACTACGGGCCGCTGCGCGTGCGCATCGAGGGCCGCGGATTGATTCACATGGCCGTCTGGCTCGACCGCGACGGCATCTACAACGCGTTGTTGCCGGGGCCTGTGCCCGTCGGCGGCGCGCTCGCCGCATCGGCGGTCCGCACCGACGAGCCGCCGCCCGAGCGCAGGACGAAAACCACCTATGGGACAAGGAGAAGCAGGCAATGA
- a CDS encoding DUF4150 domain-containing protein has product MFANCSAGGMAIAPGNDVCKTPPLAIPMPYTNIANKPEAVPNVPNILINGGPAHNMNTIIPVTHSDEPGSMGGVASGTVSGPSRHAKGSSKVMIQGAPETRLTDTNLPNNQNTAGFSAVPSQTITMTLS; this is encoded by the coding sequence ATGTTTGCAAATTGCTCTGCGGGAGGGATGGCGATCGCGCCGGGGAACGACGTCTGCAAGACGCCGCCCCTCGCGATTCCCATGCCGTACACGAACATCGCGAACAAGCCGGAGGCCGTGCCGAACGTGCCGAACATCCTGATCAACGGCGGGCCGGCTCACAACATGAACACGATCATTCCGGTCACGCACAGCGACGAGCCGGGATCGATGGGCGGCGTCGCGTCGGGCACCGTGTCGGGGCCGTCGCGGCACGCGAAAGGCTCGAGCAAGGTGATGATCCAGGGCGCGCCGGAGACGCGCCTCACGGACACCAACCTGCCGAACAACCAGAACACGGCCGGCTTTTCCGCCGTTCCGTCGCAGACGATCACGATGACACTCAGCTAA
- a CDS encoding DUF3540 domain-containing protein: MSMQEMAVAHDALAYEGDDDSASRRALTRIMKGGGRDADASARAASADVPARESAPPANAAATTALARIDGERTAADEWRVALRPGVVLRAKKAVSCVVAPRAGDLVQICREGERCWVLAVLERGGASDEANDRTNDEVTLDFGDAHVALRARDVRVEARDRLSLEAAQLASRAQVVTQAAAERQTHVSGTDATHAGSTVVHTERHMAMHAKSAAVTAASLLKIDAGQIHMG, translated from the coding sequence ATGAGCATGCAGGAAATGGCTGTCGCGCACGACGCGCTTGCATACGAAGGCGACGACGATTCGGCGTCGCGTCGCGCGCTGACGCGAATCATGAAGGGCGGCGGGCGCGATGCCGATGCGAGCGCGCGTGCCGCGTCCGCGGACGTGCCGGCGCGCGAGTCGGCGCCGCCGGCGAACGCCGCCGCGACGACGGCGCTCGCGCGCATCGACGGCGAGCGCACGGCGGCGGACGAATGGCGCGTTGCGTTGCGCCCGGGCGTCGTGCTGCGCGCGAAGAAGGCGGTGAGCTGCGTCGTCGCGCCTCGGGCGGGCGACCTCGTGCAGATCTGCCGCGAAGGCGAGCGGTGCTGGGTGCTCGCGGTGCTCGAGCGCGGCGGCGCGAGCGATGAAGCGAACGACAGGACCAACGACGAGGTGACGCTGGATTTCGGCGACGCGCACGTCGCGCTTCGCGCGCGCGACGTGCGCGTCGAGGCGCGCGATCGTTTGTCGCTCGAGGCCGCGCAGCTCGCGAGCCGCGCGCAGGTAGTGACGCAGGCGGCGGCCGAGCGCCAGACGCACGTGAGCGGCACCGACGCGACGCACGCGGGCAGCACGGTCGTCCACACCGAGCGGCACATGGCGATGCACGCGAAGAGCGCGGCCGTCACGGCGGCGTCGCTCCTGAAGATCGACGCCGGCCAGATCCACATGGGCTGA
- a CDS encoding pentapeptide repeat-containing protein, whose product MSKIRSAVLPPPLPEIVEGQRYASPQRGVALADTLFVDCHFERVEWTGCRLSNLRFVNCTFDANRFDRCELVKLSHESSRIRAGAWTQSALQRVTFDECEIDGGTWTGCLLKDVVCTQSKGGAWTFDAVRGAHVSLVAGDYAGVTLRGGHWSDTSWIGCRLADLRLESVGLENLIAGQSGCERAVLVECRGINVRWIDSRIERMTVHGCELKQAAWSHSTWATGEIHASRLPIASFDHASVNGLTVTNSELPQAIFDSASVADSALQGLRAPRIALRDAWLTRVNLSGAQLQQLDARGAHLERVDLRGADCRGGNLIGQLRHTWAAADTRDAVFEEATSADDRLWWQRVQPGARGV is encoded by the coding sequence ATGAGCAAGATCCGCTCGGCGGTGCTGCCGCCGCCGCTACCCGAAATCGTCGAGGGGCAGCGCTACGCATCGCCGCAGCGGGGCGTCGCGCTCGCGGACACGCTGTTTGTCGATTGCCACTTCGAGCGCGTCGAATGGACCGGCTGCCGGCTGTCGAACCTGCGCTTCGTGAACTGCACGTTCGATGCGAACCGTTTCGATCGCTGCGAGCTCGTGAAGCTCTCTCACGAATCGAGCCGGATCCGCGCGGGCGCGTGGACGCAGAGCGCGCTGCAGCGCGTGACGTTCGACGAGTGTGAGATCGACGGCGGTACGTGGACGGGCTGCCTGCTGAAAGATGTCGTGTGCACGCAATCGAAGGGCGGCGCCTGGACGTTCGACGCCGTGCGCGGCGCGCACGTGTCGCTCGTCGCGGGCGACTACGCGGGCGTTACGCTGCGCGGCGGCCACTGGAGCGACACGTCGTGGATCGGCTGCCGGCTCGCCGATCTGCGGCTCGAATCGGTCGGGCTCGAGAACCTGATCGCCGGGCAAAGCGGCTGCGAGCGCGCGGTGCTCGTCGAATGCCGCGGGATCAACGTGCGCTGGATCGATTCGCGCATCGAACGGATGACCGTGCACGGCTGCGAGCTGAAGCAGGCCGCGTGGTCGCACAGCACATGGGCGACGGGCGAGATCCATGCGAGCCGGCTGCCGATCGCGAGCTTCGATCACGCGAGCGTCAACGGCCTGACCGTGACGAACAGCGAATTGCCGCAGGCGATCTTCGACAGCGCGAGCGTCGCGGACAGCGCGCTCCAGGGCTTGCGCGCGCCGCGCATCGCGTTGCGCGACGCATGGCTCACGCGCGTGAACCTGTCGGGCGCGCAATTGCAGCAGCTCGACGCGCGCGGCGCGCATCTGGAGCGCGTCGATCTGCGCGGCGCCGATTGCCGCGGCGGCAATCTGATCGGCCAGCTTCGCCACACGTGGGCGGCGGCCGATACGCGGGACGCGGTTTTCGAGGAAGCCACGAGCGCCGACGACCGGCTCTGGTGGCAGCGAGTGCAACCCGGAGCAAGAGGAGTTTGA
- a CDS encoding DUF2169 family type VI secretion system accessory protein: MRHIKPQAALVATTNTQIGAQPMLGISVGMGFRLDQPSILVHEAAVWEALKAAAPSLPLYEAALPKQRAEWLLAGHSVHAVAPLARSRDVDWTAWVELDGVRKIVSCAAQSGDEHAPGGYARIAIDHRHAAAGGAQENPFGMASGTPPLQQLSTFGVGPAPLAAMGAIGSDWPERTQWMPARPGTVDAMAQDGTHMGWPADVDLRFFQQAAPDQWARGECWTPGAPFEMSGFGPQGEGFAGELPRIAPVALVTRNGRPGIERLTFKQQTAWFLPDRGIGVLWWNGAVALDFLLDDSPTMLVTAFKDDAERIDVGALMKFADQRADLNCTDPLQQADHELMPAVARGWTWEMILDTEDHPRFAPAPRGYEEVRARVEQNRRELAEARDASERLSAFEEANRNAKLPGAPRGGENWRTRLRQAKTPELANVTIRDADLSSMRFDGWKFDDVRFERCTFDRSEWANCRLNQVHAVDCSFADVKMSDGWWKGGKLQRCNLERGAWLNVEIERISLDECRLDDLKVAGGSWSMLAVQGRGGVRGDVQDVQWNSVSWSEVSAPGWTWTRVRADDLAIVECGMAGLAVSQCTLAKPSILLTDLSASIWQRSMLTFAVLSHGTSINGARLTDCVFKSSSLQELRADRVQIDHCSFMQLNAQHLHAQQSHWSRTVLDGANVMHAQLTGTSFDRCSLKEAMFYGADMRQTRMRDCNLVRVRTSWIHPPEAGAWRGNLNAGQLDVPRRA, translated from the coding sequence ATGCGACATATCAAACCACAAGCGGCCCTCGTGGCCACGACCAATACGCAGATCGGCGCGCAGCCGATGCTCGGCATCAGCGTCGGGATGGGATTCCGGCTCGATCAGCCGTCGATCCTCGTGCACGAAGCGGCTGTCTGGGAGGCGCTGAAGGCGGCCGCGCCTTCGCTGCCGCTGTACGAGGCCGCGTTGCCGAAGCAGCGCGCCGAATGGCTGCTCGCCGGCCACTCGGTGCACGCGGTCGCGCCGCTCGCTCGCTCGCGGGACGTCGACTGGACCGCCTGGGTCGAGCTCGACGGCGTGCGCAAGATCGTTTCGTGCGCGGCGCAGTCGGGCGACGAGCATGCGCCGGGGGGCTACGCGCGCATCGCGATCGATCACCGGCACGCGGCGGCGGGCGGCGCGCAGGAAAACCCGTTCGGCATGGCGTCCGGCACGCCGCCGTTGCAGCAACTGAGCACGTTCGGCGTCGGCCCCGCGCCGCTCGCGGCGATGGGCGCGATCGGCAGCGACTGGCCGGAGCGCACGCAATGGATGCCGGCGCGGCCGGGCACGGTCGACGCGATGGCGCAGGACGGCACGCACATGGGCTGGCCCGCGGACGTCGATCTGCGCTTCTTCCAGCAGGCGGCGCCCGACCAGTGGGCGCGCGGCGAATGCTGGACGCCCGGCGCGCCTTTCGAGATGAGCGGCTTCGGGCCGCAGGGCGAGGGCTTCGCGGGCGAGCTGCCGCGCATTGCGCCGGTCGCGCTCGTGACGCGCAACGGCCGGCCGGGGATCGAGCGCCTGACGTTCAAGCAGCAGACGGCGTGGTTCCTGCCCGATCGCGGCATCGGCGTGCTGTGGTGGAATGGCGCGGTCGCGCTCGACTTCCTGCTCGACGACAGCCCGACGATGCTCGTCACCGCATTCAAGGACGACGCCGAGCGCATCGACGTCGGCGCGCTGATGAAGTTCGCCGATCAGCGCGCCGATCTGAACTGCACCGATCCGCTTCAGCAGGCGGATCACGAACTGATGCCTGCCGTTGCGAGGGGCTGGACCTGGGAGATGATCCTCGACACGGAAGACCACCCGCGTTTCGCCCCGGCGCCGCGCGGCTATGAAGAAGTCCGTGCGCGGGTCGAGCAGAACCGCCGCGAGCTGGCCGAGGCGCGCGACGCGAGCGAGCGGCTCTCGGCATTCGAGGAAGCGAACCGCAACGCGAAGCTGCCGGGCGCGCCGCGCGGAGGCGAGAACTGGCGCACGCGGCTGCGCCAGGCGAAGACGCCCGAGCTCGCGAACGTGACGATTCGCGACGCCGATCTGTCGTCGATGCGCTTCGACGGCTGGAAGTTCGACGACGTGCGCTTCGAGCGCTGCACGTTCGATCGCAGCGAGTGGGCGAACTGCCGGCTCAATCAGGTGCATGCGGTCGATTGCTCGTTCGCCGACGTGAAGATGAGCGACGGCTGGTGGAAGGGCGGCAAGCTCCAGCGCTGCAATCTCGAGCGCGGCGCGTGGCTGAACGTCGAGATCGAGCGGATCTCGCTCGACGAGTGCCGGCTCGACGATCTGAAGGTTGCGGGCGGATCGTGGTCGATGCTGGCGGTGCAGGGGCGCGGCGGCGTGCGCGGCGACGTTCAGGATGTCCAATGGAATTCGGTGTCGTGGTCCGAGGTGAGCGCGCCGGGGTGGACCTGGACGCGCGTGCGCGCCGACGATCTCGCGATCGTCGAGTGCGGGATGGCGGGCCTCGCGGTGTCGCAATGCACGCTCGCGAAGCCGAGCATCCTGCTGACCGACCTGTCCGCGAGCATCTGGCAGCGCAGCATGCTGACGTTCGCGGTGCTGTCGCACGGCACGTCGATCAACGGCGCGCGGCTCACCGATTGCGTGTTCAAGTCGTCGAGCCTGCAGGAGCTGCGCGCGGACCGCGTGCAAATCGACCACTGCTCGTTCATGCAACTGAACGCGCAGCACCTGCATGCGCAGCAGTCGCACTGGAGCCGCACGGTGCTCGACGGCGCGAACGTGATGCATGCGCAACTGACGGGCACGTCGTTCGACCGCTGCTCGCTGAAGGAGGCGATGTTCTATGGCGCAGACATGCGGCAGACGCGGATGCGCGACTGCAATCTCGTCCGGGTCCGCACGTCGTGGATCCATCCTCCGGAAGCGGGCGCGTGGCGAGGCAATCTGAACGCCGGCCAGCTCGACGTGCCGAGGAGGGCGTGA
- a CDS encoding type VI secretion system Vgr family protein, which yields MRLIELRSPLLDPDAVALSFVVHESLSQEPSYQLDLLSHDPDLDFDALLGSTLSADIDLGGGDVRTFNTHVFGGYDTGQMSGQYTYTLELRSWLSFLAENRNSRIFQNVSVPQIVEQVFQGHQRNGYRFELEGAYEPREYCVQFQETDLNFVKRLLEDEGIYFRVEHEQDRHVVVISDTQRFEDLPLPNDELEYLPDGEESRAIQGREGVQRLQRTRRIKSNNVALRDFDYHAPSNKLDSDARQESPPNLEGIPLEYYDYATGYREPEQGERLARLRLEALQAGSHTLVGEANARALATGRAFTLIGHPALGRNRRYYVTNSELTFIQDGPDSTSQGRNVAVKFRALADDQPFRPLLVTRRPRVSGLQSATVVGPEMSEVHTDKLGRIRVHFHWDRYKTTEADASCWIRVSQAWAGKGWGVIAMPRVGQEVIVVYVDGDLDRPLATGIVYNGENPTPYDLPKDIRYTGLVTRSIKRAGGFPNASQLTFDDLRGAERVMVHAERDMQQTVERNSSTSIAQDLNLSVKGTSTSVVGISVSFTGISVSYTGLSVSFTGVSASFTGLSTSFTGVSTSFTGVSTSFTGVDTSFTGVSTGFKGVDTSFTGVATSMVGVATSMTGSSNSVTGVSNSMTGISSSWTDVSMSTTGQSQSITGVSLSYTGTSNSMTGTSTSVTGTSTSITGTSMSNTGSSTSITGTSTSTTGSSVSTTGSSMSATGSSVGTTGSSVSTTGSKMSVTGFSFSYTGASYEDVGVDLKKLGMQTKN from the coding sequence ATGCGTCTGATCGAACTGCGTAGTCCCCTGCTGGACCCGGACGCGGTGGCGCTGAGCTTCGTGGTGCACGAGAGCCTGTCGCAGGAGCCGTCGTATCAGCTCGACCTGCTGAGCCACGACCCGGATCTGGATTTCGACGCGCTGCTCGGCTCGACGCTGTCGGCGGACATCGATCTGGGCGGAGGCGATGTGCGCACGTTCAACACGCACGTGTTCGGCGGTTACGACACGGGGCAGATGAGCGGGCAGTACACGTACACGCTGGAGCTGAGGAGCTGGCTGTCGTTTCTCGCGGAGAACCGCAACAGCCGGATCTTCCAGAACGTGAGCGTGCCGCAGATCGTCGAGCAGGTGTTTCAGGGGCACCAGCGCAACGGTTATCGGTTCGAGCTGGAAGGCGCGTACGAGCCGCGCGAGTACTGCGTGCAGTTCCAGGAAACGGATCTGAACTTCGTGAAGCGGTTGCTGGAGGACGAAGGGATCTATTTCCGGGTCGAGCACGAGCAGGACCGTCACGTCGTCGTGATCTCGGATACGCAGCGGTTCGAGGATCTGCCGCTGCCGAACGATGAGCTCGAATACTTGCCGGACGGCGAGGAATCGCGAGCGATCCAGGGGCGCGAAGGCGTGCAGCGGTTGCAGCGCACGCGGCGGATCAAGTCGAACAACGTTGCGCTGCGCGACTTCGACTATCACGCGCCGTCGAACAAGCTCGATAGCGATGCGCGGCAGGAGTCGCCGCCGAATCTCGAGGGGATTCCGCTCGAATACTACGACTACGCCACGGGCTATCGGGAGCCGGAGCAGGGCGAGCGTCTCGCGCGCCTGCGGCTCGAAGCGCTTCAGGCGGGATCGCACACGCTGGTGGGCGAGGCGAACGCGCGCGCGCTGGCGACGGGCCGGGCGTTCACGCTGATCGGGCATCCGGCGCTGGGCCGCAATCGGCGGTACTACGTGACGAACAGCGAGCTGACGTTCATTCAGGACGGACCGGATAGTACGTCGCAGGGGCGCAACGTCGCGGTCAAGTTCCGCGCGCTCGCCGATGATCAGCCGTTCCGGCCGCTGCTCGTCACCAGGCGGCCGCGCGTGTCGGGTCTCCAGAGCGCGACGGTGGTGGGGCCGGAGATGTCGGAGGTGCATACCGACAAGCTCGGGCGCATCCGTGTGCACTTCCATTGGGACCGCTACAAGACGACCGAGGCCGATGCGTCGTGCTGGATTCGCGTGTCGCAGGCATGGGCGGGCAAGGGCTGGGGCGTGATCGCGATGCCGCGGGTCGGGCAGGAAGTGATCGTCGTGTATGTCGATGGCGATCTCGACCGGCCGCTCGCGACGGGCATCGTCTACAACGGCGAAAACCCGACGCCATACGACTTGCCGAAGGACATCCGCTACACGGGCCTCGTCACGCGCTCGATCAAGCGCGCGGGCGGTTTTCCGAACGCTAGCCAACTGACGTTCGACGATCTGCGCGGCGCGGAGCGCGTGATGGTCCACGCGGAGCGCGACATGCAGCAGACGGTCGAGCGCAACAGCTCGACGTCGATCGCGCAGGACTTGAACCTGTCGGTGAAGGGGACGTCGACGTCGGTCGTCGGGATCTCGGTCAGCTTCACCGGAATCTCGGTGTCGTACACGGGGCTGTCGGTGAGCTTCACCGGCGTATCGGCGAGCTTCACCGGCCTGAGCACGTCGTTTACCGGCGTGAGCACGAGCTTCACCGGCGTGTCGACTTCGTTCACCGGCGTCGATACGAGCTTCACCGGCGTCTCGACCGGATTCAAGGGCGTCGACACGAGTTTCACCGGCGTCGCCACGTCGATGGTCGGCGTCGCGACGAGCATGACGGGCTCCAGCAATTCGGTGACGGGCGTGTCGAACAGCATGACGGGCATCTCGTCGTCGTGGACCGACGTCAGCATGTCGACGACCGGCCAGTCGCAGAGCATCACCGGCGTGTCGCTGTCGTACACGGGCACGTCGAACAGCATGACGGGCACGAGTACGTCGGTGACGGGCACCTCGACGAGCATCACCGGCACGTCGATGTCGAACACCGGCAGCTCGACGAGCATCACGGGCACGTCGACGTCGACGACAGGCAGCTCGGTGAGCACGACGGGCTCGAGCATGTCGGCCACCGGCAGCTCGGTGGGCACGACGGGTTCGAGCGTATCGACGACGGGAAGCAAGATGTCGGTCACCGGCTTCAGCTTCTCGTATACAGGGGCGAGCTACGAGGACGTGGGCGTCGATCTGAAAAAGCTCGGGATGCAGACGAAGAACTGA